One window of Burkholderia thailandensis E264 genomic DNA carries:
- a CDS encoding CaiB/BaiF CoA transferase family protein: MSDDASKQFPSSGGLEIERDAARAIDSAGAAGVAGAAGRAANPSQPASALCAPPAQREPLETAAANAARRPGSASPRDAAATEHARRGALAGLKIVDLSRVLGGPYCTQALADHGARVIKIEPPAGDETRGWGPPFFDDDAWYFIGVNRNKEGIALDLSRDEGRAILWRLLEDADVLVENFKPGTLARWGMDYERDLRPRFPRLVHCAITGFGADGPLGGLPGYDAVIQAMAGLMSVNGDACGGATRIGLPIVDMVTGLNALAGILLALAEREKSGVGQSVDIALYDCGVSLLHPHLPNWFGSGRTPARSGNAHPNIAPYDSYRTATGPIFLAVGNDRQFARLCAHLGVPELAGDPRFVDNRSRCAHRAELKASLEARLADRDCETLARELMAEGVPCGPVRTVDAVARDPHTLHRGLVVEMGRYRGAASPIKLSRTSATYRTAPPMLGRDTRAVLDALGIDAATQARLAEAGVLKEAK; this comes from the coding sequence ATGAGCGACGATGCCTCGAAGCAATTCCCGTCTTCGGGCGGCTTGGAGATCGAGCGCGACGCAGCGCGGGCGATCGATTCGGCAGGTGCGGCCGGCGTCGCTGGCGCGGCAGGGCGCGCCGCGAATCCGTCGCAGCCGGCGAGCGCGCTTTGCGCTCCGCCTGCGCAGCGCGAACCGCTGGAGACGGCGGCCGCAAACGCCGCACGCCGACCGGGTTCGGCCTCCCCGCGCGACGCGGCGGCGACCGAGCACGCCCGCCGCGGCGCACTCGCGGGCCTGAAGATCGTCGACCTGAGCCGCGTCCTCGGCGGCCCGTACTGCACGCAGGCGCTCGCGGACCACGGCGCGCGCGTGATCAAGATCGAGCCGCCGGCGGGCGACGAGACGCGCGGCTGGGGCCCGCCGTTCTTCGACGACGACGCGTGGTACTTCATCGGCGTGAACCGCAACAAGGAAGGCATCGCGCTCGACCTGTCGCGCGACGAAGGCCGCGCGATCCTCTGGCGTCTGCTCGAAGACGCGGACGTGCTCGTCGAGAATTTCAAGCCCGGCACGCTCGCGCGTTGGGGGATGGACTACGAGCGGGACTTGCGGCCGCGCTTTCCCCGTCTCGTCCATTGCGCGATCACGGGCTTCGGCGCCGACGGCCCGCTCGGCGGGCTGCCCGGCTACGACGCGGTGATCCAGGCGATGGCGGGCCTCATGAGCGTGAACGGCGACGCCTGCGGCGGCGCGACCCGCATCGGCCTGCCGATCGTCGACATGGTGACGGGCCTGAACGCGCTCGCCGGCATCCTGCTCGCGCTCGCCGAGCGCGAGAAAAGCGGCGTCGGCCAGTCGGTCGACATCGCGCTGTACGACTGCGGCGTGTCGCTGCTGCATCCGCATTTGCCGAACTGGTTCGGCTCGGGGCGCACGCCCGCGCGCAGCGGCAACGCGCATCCGAACATCGCGCCGTACGACAGCTACCGCACCGCGACCGGGCCGATCTTTCTCGCGGTCGGCAACGACCGGCAGTTCGCCCGGCTCTGCGCGCATCTGGGCGTGCCCGAGCTCGCGGGCGACCCGCGTTTCGTCGACAACCGCAGCCGTTGCGCGCACCGCGCCGAGCTGAAGGCGAGCCTCGAGGCGCGGCTCGCCGATCGCGACTGCGAGACGCTCGCGCGCGAGCTGATGGCCGAGGGCGTGCCGTGCGGGCCGGTGCGCACGGTCGACGCGGTCGCGCGCGATCCGCACACGCTGCATCGCGGGCTCGTCGTCGAGATGGGGCGATACCGGGGCGCCGCATCGCCGATCAAGCTGTCGCGCACGAGCGCGACGTACCGCACCGCGCCGCCCATGCTCGGGCGCGATACGCGCGCGGTGCTCGACGCGCTCGGCATCGACGCGGCGACGCAGGCGCGCCTCGCCGAAGCG
- a CDS encoding acyl-CoA dehydrogenase family protein — MNMMKEIVEASTPAAGAAHIPDSRGINFFTSDPDCAALLRLHLGEARFRTLEPELRALGLRASDELDRLASRADKNPPVLQPRTRRGESLETIDKHPDYVALERVAYSELGLAAMSHRDDAPPPLVKYALTFLFVQAEFGLCCPVSMTDSLTRTLRRYGSRELVERFLPRLASRDFGVLHQGAMFMTEQAAGSDVGRIATRAVRETSANGAATWRLFGDKWFCSNADADLAMVLARPEGAPDGVNGLALFLLPKTLADGSRNRYRIVRLKDKLGSRSMASGEIALEGAEAYLIGEIGRGFHQMADMINMSRLSNGVRAAGLMRRATAEALHVARHREAFGRKLIDMPLMQRQLVKMLVPTEQARSLFMQIAMLLAQADAGDAQAAGCVRILTPLIKFRACRDARRVAGDAMEVRGGTGYIEEWSDARVLRDAHLGSIWEGTSNIVALDVARAVKREGALAPLRAFLLDTLDAARLPGASATRLRRALDRASDAIAHVAQTGDDAFVRQSASALYHATTAILLASEGMRLAPDHRRLALAHLVLRHKLSPVDPLAMPRADADANSGALAALLHDRPVALDDALRLLDGPSGEAA; from the coding sequence ATGAACATGATGAAAGAAATCGTCGAGGCGAGCACGCCCGCGGCGGGCGCCGCCCACATCCCCGATTCGCGGGGCATCAACTTCTTCACGAGCGACCCCGATTGTGCGGCGCTGTTGCGGCTTCATCTCGGCGAAGCGCGCTTTCGCACCCTCGAGCCGGAGTTGCGCGCGCTCGGGCTGCGCGCGTCGGACGAGCTCGATCGCCTCGCGTCGCGCGCCGACAAGAACCCGCCCGTGCTGCAGCCGCGCACGCGTCGCGGCGAGTCGCTCGAGACGATCGACAAGCATCCGGACTATGTCGCACTCGAGCGCGTCGCGTATTCGGAACTTGGGCTTGCCGCGATGAGCCATCGTGACGATGCGCCGCCGCCGCTCGTCAAGTACGCGTTGACGTTCCTGTTCGTTCAGGCGGAGTTCGGCCTCTGCTGCCCCGTCAGCATGACCGATTCGCTCACGCGCACGCTGCGCCGTTACGGTTCGCGCGAGCTTGTCGAGCGTTTCCTGCCGCGGCTCGCGTCGCGCGATTTCGGCGTGCTGCACCAGGGCGCGATGTTCATGACCGAGCAGGCCGCCGGTTCCGACGTCGGCCGGATCGCGACGCGCGCGGTGCGCGAGACGTCCGCCAATGGCGCGGCGACATGGCGTCTGTTCGGCGACAAATGGTTCTGCTCGAACGCGGACGCCGATCTCGCGATGGTGCTCGCGCGGCCCGAAGGCGCGCCCGACGGCGTCAACGGGCTCGCGTTGTTCCTGCTGCCGAAGACGCTCGCCGACGGCTCGCGCAATCGCTATCGGATCGTGCGCCTGAAAGACAAGCTCGGCAGCCGCTCGATGGCGAGCGGCGAGATCGCGCTGGAGGGCGCCGAAGCGTATCTGATCGGCGAGATCGGGCGCGGCTTCCACCAGATGGCCGACATGATCAACATGTCGCGTCTGTCGAACGGCGTGCGTGCGGCGGGGTTGATGCGTCGCGCGACGGCGGAGGCGCTGCATGTCGCGCGCCATCGCGAAGCGTTCGGCCGCAAGCTGATCGACATGCCGCTGATGCAGCGGCAGCTCGTCAAGATGCTCGTGCCGACCGAGCAGGCGCGCTCGCTCTTCATGCAGATCGCGATGCTGCTCGCGCAAGCCGACGCGGGCGACGCGCAGGCAGCCGGCTGCGTGCGAATCCTGACGCCGCTCATCAAGTTCCGCGCGTGCCGCGACGCGCGCCGCGTCGCCGGCGATGCGATGGAGGTGCGCGGCGGCACCGGCTACATCGAGGAGTGGAGCGATGCGCGCGTGCTGCGCGACGCGCATCTCGGCTCGATCTGGGAGGGCACGAGCAACATCGTCGCGCTCGACGTCGCGCGGGCGGTCAAGCGGGAAGGCGCGCTTGCGCCGCTGCGTGCGTTCCTGCTCGACACGCTCGACGCGGCGCGGCTGCCCGGCGCGAGCGCGACGCGCCTGCGCCGCGCGCTCGATCGCGCGAGCGACGCGATCGCACACGTCGCGCAGACGGGCGACGATGCGTTCGTGCGGCAGTCGGCGAGCGCGCTTTATCACGCGACGACCGCGATCCTCCTCGCGAGCGAAGGGATGCGGCTCGCGCCCGATCATCGACGGCTCGCGCTCGCGCATCTCGTGCTGCGGCACAAGCTGTCGCCCGTCGATCCGCTCGCAATGCCGCGCGCCGATGCCGATGCGAACTCTGGCGCGCTGGCGGCGTTGCTGCACGATCGGCCCGTCGCGCTCGACGACGCGTTGCGGTTGCTCGACGGTCCGTCGGGAGAGGCGGCATGA